A segment of the Natrinema sp. SYSU A 869 genome:
GCGAGGTCGCGAAGACCGGCAACTTCGTGCTCGAGGCTCATTGGAAGAACGGCGGAATCTCGATCGAATGGATCCATCTGGGCCAGCGTGAGGCCAGCGTCGATCCCGAGATCGTGGACTATAGCATCGATCAGCAGACCGAGGACATCGTTGAGCGGGCGATCGTCTACGGCGGCGCCGCGAGAGTGACCCCGCCAGTCTGTCGATGTCGCGATCGACACATGGGACGACCTGCCGTTCCCCGATTCGAAGATCGTCGACCGGAAGGAAACGATCTACGACTCCAGCAGCGAGACTGAGTTCACTCGAGGAGAGGACTACGCGATTCGCTACGCGACTCCGGAGGGGCAGCCGCGGATCAAGGCACTCTCCGATGAGGCGCTCTCGGATGGTCAGACGGTCTCGGTCGACGCTCTCACACATTACTCTGGTGGCGTCGCATCCTCGAGCGTCTGCCGGCTCGGTAGATCGGCCGTGTATTCACCTTCAGAAAGGATATCGAGGGCCTGTTCATACCGGTAGTAGCCGCTGGTCGGCACATCCGAGCGGTACTCGTCTGAGCTCAATTCGAGCTGTGCCGCGGCCTCGGAGATCGTCGTTACGAGGCTCTCAAGCGAGGCAAACTCGTCGGCGAATAAGGCGGGATCTTCAGGGAACCCAATATCCTCGTACTCTCGAGTGACTGCGTAGAACGTCGACCACGACACGGTGTAGTTTTCGTCGACCGCGTACTCGTCGCCGCCCTCGAGCCAGCCGAAGAGTGCGTCCTCGGCGAGCATCGCGTTAGCTACAGCGTTGAGATCGTCGACGGCCGTCAACCGGTCGTCGATCACCGCCTGCTTCTGCTCGATCTCGGGGTTGAAAATGAGTCAAAGTGCCTTTACGATATCTTCGGAAGTTGTCTTTGGATATTCTCGCTTACCTGCGACAAATATTTTAGTAAATAAACACTCGCCAATTAGTGTTAGAAATTATTTCTAAGCTTGTTATACCATACCAAATACTGGATCTGTTGATCATTAATTGGATGAAGTCCATAAAATCAGATAAAGCATAGTTATAAGTAATAGTGTGATAACAGGTAATTGATGACTTCAAATGGTGAAGGTGTCAATCGACGCAACGTGCTGAAAAAGTCAGCTGTTCTAGGTGGTATCGGATTCACCACGACCGCTGGAGCAGCTAGTGCTGAGTCAGACGAAGAAAGATCAGCAGGATCAGGCGAATTCAGAGGATCTGTCACACTCAGCGAGAGTGATCCGATGAGTGACGAAGAACTTGAAGAGTACGCAAGAAAAGAAATGAAGAAGTCGAGTCCTGCGCAGACTATTCCCCCAGGAGTTGTTAATGAGGTAGTGGATTCTAGTCCAATCAGTATCCAAGCGGCATCTCCAGATGATCCACAACAAGTCACCCTTGATGACACATGGGACACTGGAGTCGAGAAGATAACTGGATCATTTGGTGAGCTCGGCGAAACACGCCATCAGGTTTCAGTGTATGAAGGTGACTACAAGTCTGCGGATGGAGATAACGTCTACATTCTATGGCATATGTCCAGAGCGGATTTCGGCCATGTATCACATAATACAAAGGTGGAAAAGATGGAGAATTACATCGATCTGCCTAGTGATTGGTCGCTGTACACATATGAGCCCCAAGATAGCGTCTCTGATGGCGGACAAGATATTAATGTGGGTATTGGTGCAGCGAAAGGCGGAGGATCGATGTCATTAGGAACAACAGTTACAGTCGGTGGAGGAACAGTTCGTACTACGAACCACACCTCGACTGGAAGTGGGTCAAAGTACGAACTCGAGTATCAGGGGTGTACAAAAGGCGATAACGGTACAGAAATAATAAACGGTCTCTCATTACTCACTACTTCTGATAGTTACATCTCAGAGTATTCTCTAGACTGGAGTTACTACACAAAACTGAATACGACCTTGAACTGCTTCTACTAATAGGGAAATCCCTATATGAAAACCGATCGCTAGTGGTCAGCCGATGGATTCTCTGTTATCACACGCAAGGAGGATATCCCCCTCCAGCTAAGTAAGGGTAGTTCGTGAAAATGTGCTAAATCTTGAAATCGACCTACTTGCACTCTGCTCGAACGATACTTCGATCAATTTCCTCATCACTATCATATGCAACTAATTCAAACGTCCTATCTGACGGACGTTCATCAACATCCCATGATAGTTCCATTTCGTCATCAGTCACAGCAAAGCTGACAACTTCAGAACCATCCTTATTGTATATAGTGATAGAATTTAATCTACTTGGGTCTAATTCTACGATAATAGTAATATGAAAATCGCCATCATCCGTATCAGTACCCATGTAATTCAATGATTCAATATAGTCTGTCTTGAATGCTGTTTCCGTAGAGAAGGTACATATATCGCCATCTGACTCTTGTTCACCGACACACCCTGAGAGGAAACAAAAGCCAGCACTGACTCCGGCTAGAACGTTCCGTCTTCGGTATGGCTTGCCCATAGATGATTTTACACTTGGAACCATATATGAATTTCTTATTTGGAATGTAATATATTGGTCTTATTTGCTAAGGTAAAATTATTTACCAATCTCAAGCACGTCGACGGTGTCAGCAGGCTTGAGGTCAATGATCGAGGCGATCAACCCCGAGACAGTGTGATCTCATCGCTACGCAAGAAGGTCGGTCAAGTCTCGAAACAGTGTGAGCTGATCGTTTGGGAGATTCGCGACCAGACTTCAAGTGACGGCGAACGAGTGTGATCGGTTCCAGTAGGGACGATTCCAAGTGGGCAAGAATCGGGACGACCTCGATTATTCGTAGTTGGATAGTAGTGGTCGGAATACAGTGCGTTAATACCGGTGTCTAGCTCACAATGGAAGAGTGTGTAATTGGATCGGCCCCGGTTCAGCTACAATTCGATGTCCTGCTTTCTTATCGGTTTCTGATATCTGATGGGATTTTTGTACGGCTATTGAGATTGTGTATTTACCCCGTGAACGTTTTTTGTCGTTCGCAACTCAACTCGGAGGAAACCATATTGCAATATACGGTTTATTCATATAGCGCATTTTATCGCTAGACCCACCGTGGGTTTAGCAGACTCTCCCGGTCAGCCGAACCCACAAACTGATAAGGACCGACTGAAACGCTGAATAACTCGAATATGCCACTCTTAGAATCGCCATACTGGACCGCGACTGGGCCTCTATCCAAATTCTGCACCAATCCAATTTTGGACGGTCGAATTCCCCAGAGATCGTTACAATGAGTCGATCGGATGCCGAACAGGAGAACGAGACCGATGCTGAGCGGGTGCTATCATTCGATGGTGTCCGATCCTCGTGTTCGCTCGAGGACTTCACGGACCTGTATTGGGACGAGATCGCCCCCTGCCTTGAAGCAGGGAGTATCGATCCCACGAGCGAGAAACCTCCCCACTAATGGTTTCGGGATCACGATGCGCGGTCATTTCTCGCGGCTCTCAGTCGCCACCACGACCGTTCGTTCGGTGAGTTCTGGAACGAGGATCTCGGGCTCTCCGAATGCGGAGCATCTCGATGAGTTCGTCGAGGAGAGTCCGATAGGTTGTGTCCTTCTGCACTTTGAGACACAGGAGAACGATGTGTTGATGGAGCGTGTAGCGTTGTTTTGAGAACTTCGATGAGTATCGAGCCACAGCACGTTACGCTAACTGAAATGCCTCCTCGACAAATCGGAGCAACCGTGACTTTGGGAGAGCTTGCATTCGGTTCCACTACTGTCCAAACGTGTAACCCCTCAAGGACTTCAACAGAGCCGAGAACTTGCAAACTAATCAAGGAAATATCCACTTCCGGAATCTGCATTACGATTGTGACACTATTCATTTTCAAACACACCCGTATTGTCCTCGCCCAGCTCGCTCGCTTCGATGTGCGAGTACATTTCAGAGGTTGTTTTCGGATCGGCGTGCCGGAGCGTCCGTTGGGCGCGTTGCGCGCCGTGTTCCTTGTATAGCGTCTCGCCGACGCCACGGCGAGCGCCATGGAGGGTCAGATACTCACCGTCCTCGAAATCCAGTCCCAGTACCTCGGCTTCTTTCGAGAGTCGTTTCAATAGCGTTCGAGTACCGGAGGTGCTCATCGACTGCGGTTCGACATCGTGCTCGAGGGCGTAGTCCCACGGGTCGCCGTCGGGTTTGTCGTGTCCGGCGTCTTCGATCGCCTTGTACAGCGATGGCGGGTGTCTCGAGGGAAAGACCGGCCACGGTTCGGCAGGCGGATCGACAAGCGTGCGGAGTCGTCGCAGCGGTTCGATGGTTGGCCCGTGAGTCCGACCTCTTCGTTCGGATCTTGGCTCTTTCCGAAGACTTGGATCATGCTGTTCTCGAGGTAGACGTCGCTCCACCGGAGACCGTTCCGGTCGTCGTGTCTCGAGTCGGCCAGCACTTCCGACCCGCGAACACCCGAGTACGCAAGCACGTAGATCAACGCTCGGTTGCGGACCTCCTCGAAGGCGTCCATCCCATCGGCATCGATTGCCGCTCGAGCGCGTTCGTCGACGTACTCGGTGAGCGCTCCGCGCTGTTCGGGTTGCTAGAACTGTTGTTCGCTACTGCTCGTGCCCCCTTTTGGGAGCGGCTTCTTCGCGTCGCGTTTCTCTGCCGGGTTCTCGGCGAGTTCGCTGACTTCGACGCCCCAGTTCAACAACGCTGAGACGTAGTTGTAGTACGTCCGCGCGGTCGACGCGCTGATAGCGTCGCCTTTTGTCGCCGCTTGAGGTGGCCGGCGTAGTTGCGCATCGTTCGCTTTGAGACGCCGTCAAGCGTCTGGACGTGGTCGCCGGTCCAGTCGATCCATTTCTCGAGTGCGTACTCGAGGTTCGATGCGTAGTTGCCGTCGCGTTCGGCGATAAACTCGTCTTTCGCGTCTTCGAGGGAGATTTGGCCGCGTAAACCCTCGGAGTTTCTCTTTGCCATCGACTCGGCTTCCCAGAGGGCGCGGACCCTAGTAAATGCACCGTACATTATTGGTCTAATCAAGTGTGTTCTGCAAAAAGCAGCTATTCTGATGATATCATCGGTATAAGAGTGCTGTAGGTGAATATTTCCACTCTATAAATATTATATCGCTATACAGAATTGTAGGGATGGAGAGTTCACAGTTTCGGAAGATGGACAGTTTTAGCGTTGTTTCACCGGGAGGTTGGACTAGCTGAGGGGAGAAATGGGATAGGAAATCCGACTACAATAGATCTCTTTCTCTTCAGTTGTCAGAAACTAATCGGAGCATTCCACCAAGAGATAGCGCCACCGCTCACGAAAGGCGATCCCGTGTGCTCAGTCAGTTAATCAGGAGGAAGCAGCGCCGAAGCAACTAATTCGACATACTCTCTAGCGGTTATCACAGGCGCGTAGTTCATCTCATCACTAGTACCAGCTTTCAGCAGGAAGTCGGTGAGTTGCCAAATATTGTAGAGAAGTACAGCAAATATGAAGTAGAACAATCGAACTCGATAATCCTTCGATGAGGTCTTCGCCAAGAAATCGTGTTTGATGCTCTTGTATTCGTTTTCGATCTGCCAGCGGCTACTATAGCGCCGACAGAACTCTTCAGCCTCTTCCGGCTGAACACGAGCATTCGCCGCGAATATCGTCGTTCCATCCGTCTTCGTCGAGGGAACGTATAAGAACTGCATCTGATACCTAGCGGAAATATACAACGAAGTTTGAGTAGCAGTGTGTCTGATTATGTTGTTTCCAATCTCTCACTGAAACCAGACTCTCCGTGCTCCCGGGCGCAATCGTGGTCGCAATTCTGGGTCCCGAGATCGTCGCTAGAGGCCAGCGAAGTGGACGGCAGCAGGTATCACTGCGGTGATCATGAATCGTGTAGAGAATATCTTGATCGCACTCTGTGTAGGAGTCCTCACAGTGGTCGTCCTTCGCTCCGCGGGCCTCTGACGGCAGCCGCTGTGATTGTCGGTAACGCGGTTCAGTGACGACTCTCACGTTACCAACTAGGTGTAACAAACGAATACGATTGATGTGTCGGAGGTCACACGACTGGCACCCACATGAAGCCCCAGAATCGATCAATAAGCATGTGTAGTGACCAGTAGTTTCGCCATGGTCTGTGTCTAAAGAAGAGGGTTTCAACAGAGTCAGCCTCCATAATATGATCCTTTCATTTAGAAATCCGTGATCGGATCGACTACTCAGTGAATATGAGAATTGAGCGGTCCCACTGCGTCAGCTGGCAATTACATTGTTTCATCAATAGCGAGACTCACAAAATTCTCAAAGAGCCGTCCTGCGGTCACGTCCTCGAACGAGAACCGTTCCGATTTCCATCCGAAGTCGTTGACGAGGTTGTCACGGTGTGAGGCTGTGATCTCCGGATGAAACTGAACAGTCCACAATGGTGCGATCCGGTGACGAGTCCCGAACACGCGAGCGTGATCGGCTGACGCGATGATCTCCATGTCTTTCCCCGGGTCCGTCACAACGTCACTATGAAGGGAGACGACGACTGGATCGACACCGTCAAACAGTGGGTCGTCGGCCAGAGTCGCCTCTACAAGCGTCGCAGTTGTTCCGACTTCTTCGACAGTGCCACCGAGGGCCGAATTGACCACTTGATGGCCGAAACAGACACCGAGGGTCGGAATCTCTCGATCGATGAGTTCGCGGACAAGGCCCTCCTGATCGGCGATCCATGAACGACAGTCGGATTCGTAGACGGCAGCTGTGCTACCGGTCAAGACGATGCCATCCGCCTCGTCGAGGGGGACACGTTCACCTGCCACGAAATCGATTTCCGCAGTGGTGGGAAACTGCGCTGCCAATGCATCGCAGTGGTACTCACACTCCGAATCGACCTCATTGCGAACTACGTACAAATCCAACGAATCCATACTGGTAACAGTCACGTATTCCAGTATTCGTGCCTACGGGACCTTATATTTCGGGTCTGTTCAATAATAACCGCTTGATACTTACGATCATCCCGTCCTATTCACTGGTCCCCTATGTCGGAGAATTCTTTTCCTTCATATAGAACAAATATTGGAATTGGTTTGATGTATAGATATGGTTACTGCTTTGCTGAATTGATTAGTCTACGTTACTTCTTGTTCTCTCCTCGCTTCAAGCGAATTATATTATTTAGAGGGGTCTATAATTTACTAAAGGAGAGGATCACCATTGGCCCACAGTTGTTGGAAGTATCTCTCAAACTCTTTGACCACCTTCGAATCTTTAATTCCGACTACTCCAATCCGATCGTCACCGGATACTGGATGTGGGAGGTCAATTGTCGTCTCTACTTGATCGATCACATCGAAGGAGAGTACGACATCAGGAATAGTTCTGACAGTCACATCGACCGATCGCTTGTCAATTAGACGCGGGAATCTATCAGGAAGTTCGGTGACTACCTTTTCACTAAGCAGTAGATCAACTGTGACACCTGAGTTAGCGCCCTCGAAAAGGGCCTCAATTTCGGTTTGGAACGTCTCCCATGTGGAATTCTCATAGGGCGTACCAATGACTGCATGAACGAAATCCTCCGCAGTCCGCATGTGTTGCTGAAAAGCCGTGCTCATCTCGTCACTCCCGAGTGATCCGTGCCAGAAACTACTCTCGGTAGGTGGTGTCGGCAGAAGGCTCGAACGGACCGTTTCAGCTCTCTCTTGATAACGATTCCACTCTTGAGTCAGTTCGTATGTCCTCTCAGCTAGAAGTCTCTCAACGACGGTCTCTGGCTGTACAGCGACGTATTGTTTTGGATCGTTTGATTGCGTCCGGATCAGTTTGCGAGCTTCAAGGCCGTTGAGCACATCATAAATACGGCCTTTCGGAACATCACTAATATCGGATAGTTCGGTCGCAGTTACTGCTCCTGTTACCAGCAGCGCCCGATATACCTTCTCCTCGTAACTGGAGAGTCCCAGTTCGCTCAACTCTGTCATAAAGTATCGTTGTACGTCCAAACGAATTGTAAGTGCTGTTCTGTTTCCATAGTTTCACACCACTTCCATATCTGATACCAGAAGAATTTCCGATCAGTGTCGTCTATGAGATCGTATTGGAATTTGTCGATGTCGCTGATATCGGTGTCGTTGTTTTGATGAGCCAATTGATTTGACTGGGCTTGCGGTATCTCCCCTTGGTCATGGCGAGGTATACTGTGGACCTATTGTATCACAGATGTCATCCTACTAAGGACACCGCAAGGTGGGAGTAGAGATTAGAACAAACTGGAAGTGGCACCGTGTTCCAATACCCTTTCGACCGCTTCTGGATACTTGTATATCAGAAATGAACTATCGCTACGATGTGATAATCGCTGGTGCGGGCCCAGCAGGGACGCAGTGTGCACGAGATCTAGCCGAGCGTGGCTACGATGTGGTCGTTTTAGAGACCGAAGTAGAGGACGAGTTCCCGGCACAGAGCAACAAATCCACAGGCGGCACCTTCGCATCAATGATGACCTCCTTCGGTATCCCCGACGACGTGGTCATGCACGCGACTGATTCAGTAGTTCTTGAATCACCTAACAATTATCTCGTCCAAGATCAGCCGGGATTCGTTCTGGAATTTGCCGAATTCAAAGAATTCCTCATCGAGGACAGCCGTAATAAAGGGGCAGAATATCGCTTTGACGCCCGTGTAAGAGACCCGATCGTCAAAGATGGGGATGTCGTTGGCGTCCGATACAATGGTGACGAGGAGATTTACGCAGAGATCATCATCGATGCCACAGGACCAGCAGCACCGTTGGCCAAAAGCCTGGGTGTCGTCAATCTTGAGCGCACAAATCACGCGATTGGAATCGAGTACCAATTTGAGGGAATCAACCTTAACCACCCTGAGTATGCTGATCTTACTAATGCTATGATGCTAGGCCTAGATCACGAGTACGCTCCTGGGGGATATTCCTGGATCTTCCACACTGGTGAGGATACAGCAAAAGTCGGTGTTTGTTTCATTCAAAACGAGCGTTATCGAGAGCACACTACCCAAGATCGAACTGTAGACGGCTACCTCGAGCACTGGCTTGATACTGATCCACGCTTCGAGAACGCCAAACGAGTTCCGGATACACAGGTTCGTGGCTCAGCACATATCCAGCCGCCAGGGTCAATGAGTACTACGTCATTTATGGCGATTGGCGATACAGTCCCATCGATCGATCCCGTATGGGGTGAAGGTGTGTATAAGTGTATGAAGTCGGCTCGTGCAGCCGCGATGACTGTCGATCGCTGTCTCACTGGCTCGGTGGATACATCTACGAGAGCGATGGCCGTCTACGACGACCTCTGGCATGAGCAGGTCGCATCCCGACAAGAACGCCGTCTGATGATGACCAAGCTGCTGTATCTCGCACCAAATGAACGGTACGATCAGCTCATGCGGGATCTAAACGAGGTCAGCGGAGACTCCCTCTCAGCAATTAACAACGGAAGTATACGCGAGATCGCTAAGTTATTTTCTCCCAGTGACTTGCCTCTTCTCTGGAAATACTGGAGAGAAACGTGAACTGTGCAGCGCTGTATCAACCTCTTACTTGATCGTTCTTGAAGAGGATCCTTAGACCTATTTTAGATAAACTACTTGCCCACGAATAGTTCGTGTTTGAGGTTGTTCTCTAAGCCACTACACGTAACGCCGGAACCGCGGATGTCTCGTAGTTGATACGCGCATTGTATCTCGCATGGCGTTATAAACATCTTCTGCAAATGGTAGGAATTCCAGTGATCAGTTCGCACACCTACGTATCGGTTGGTCCAGCGAAATCGGAATGTAATTTGATGAATGAATCGTTCCCACATCGGCAGAATACCCTGTTACCGTCTCATGTCAGTTTTCCATTGGGGAGTCGGAGATCAGGATATATTGCTCTACATTCAGAGCATCGAATGACCACTTCCACCCATCTTGGATGGATTGAACGACAGTGAATAGATACATAGATGTGGTGGCGAGTTCCAGTTTCTGATTTGATCAATAAGCATCTGTGCGTTTCATGAGACAACCTTATTCGATGCTCAAAAGGATCATATCGGTGCGTTCGGTTTCTTCTCGAGTACAGGTACTCTCTATCTGCCACCAATATCGGGACTGGTTTTCGATGACTGCGACGTGGTTGTCTGCATCGGAACTCTGTAGCCGAGAGGTAACGATATCCATCATAATACTGAACTGCTTGGAACAGAGCGCGACAGGATCAGAGCGAGTGATATTGTATATTCGATACGAGACGCCGACCCTAGATCACCTCACCGATCGTCCCCATCTCAGTCCTCATCGGTGTGTTGCTGAATATCTCCTCCAGAACATCGATATGATCCGTGATGGCTCCGGCAAGCTCCGTCGGGACAGCCTTTCGAGGATCCCCGAGATCAAACTCGCGCACCAGACTGTGGATCCACGGGACTTGAGAAGTGCATCAGCGCCTCAATAACGATCAACTGGTTCTGTTCGTGGAAGTCCGTAACGCCGTTTGGCCGTTCTATCATGCTCTCGCGTACGCGCTCGAGGGTCTTGATAGAGAAGGGCGACACCCCGCGTGCAATCTGATTTTCACGTATCGCAGCGACATCGTTCGGCACACCAGATTTCGAGTGAAACCGCTGCCTGCAACGAAGTTGATAACACGGGCATGAGCACAGCGATCTGTCGCGTCCCCACGCGTGACACGATCACGCCACCAGACACTGTGGCATGAGAGTCCTTGCCAGTCGTTGCCCGACGTCGCTGGACTCGTTACTGGTCGTTTTCTCGAACCACCGCGTTTCGTTCATTATCCGGTACGACGCGACCGTGGCGACTACCAGCCTACTACTGATACGCATAGAAGTCTTCCTTTCGACTGTCGCGTGAGTCCACACGCGACGGAATCCCACTTCCGAAAAGGCACACCGCGAGCGGGCGTTTTCTCTCCCCCGTGCCGCTTGCGGCGTTTTCAACACCCCTCGTGTCGAGTGAAAACAGTCGCTAGTCGTCAGTCCGAAAGAGGTGATCGTCGAACGTTCCATTTGGTGGATGGCTCGCCATGACCGGCTGGGCGGTGTCGTCGATCGCCGCGTTGAGCAAGGTTAGACAGTAGGGGTGGCGAAGCACTGACCATCCTTCGCGGTCGAACACGACCTCGATATCGTCCGAGTAGGATTGGCACTCCGAACAGTAGAGGTTCGTATAACGGCCGTCGAGGATTTGGCCACTCCTGATTCCAGATAGCCCACGAGCATTACGTCCGACTGTGGGGCGGCGCTCGTGTTCTCGTCGGCCGTCTTTCGTTCGTGGCAGTGTTCACACAGCGTTTGAAAATTCGGCTCGTCAAACGGGTTGCCGCCCTCAGAGATTGGCTATATGGTCGACGTGGAACGATCCGACCGGATCCGTGACGCCGTATCGATCCTGTAACTTGTCTCATCGCTTTAGCCACTGGTCGTACTCTCGGGGTCTTGCCTGTCCAGATGGTCGGTCCGCTCATCGACCCAGACCTGTACGTGGTGATAGGCCCGCTACCACATCCGTTTCGAGAGACCATAGTGCTGGCAAGTGTGCTCATCACGCTCGAGGATCTGTTCACGGTGACGTTGGCTATTTCATGACATCATTCCGATCAGTAGTTCCAGCGGCCGTCAACGACCGGTTCGTTGCACACCAAGCACTGTCCACTGTGGGTCTGTGGAAAGAGAATGTCCATCGACTTGCGGAGGCGGTCGGTCCGGACCTAGTGGTTAGGGACATCGCTACTCATTGTCCGGCACCTCTTAGTATGTGTCAGTCTCCTCAAGTTGGTACTGTTCCATCGGATACGGCGTCACATCGTAGTTCTCGATCACCGACCGAACCTCCCGGTAGGCATTCTCGTCCTTCTGTCCACGGTATAACTCGCCCGTTTCCTTTGTCCAGTGGATGTAGGCGTCGCCGTCGTGGCGCAGATACTAGCGGACCGACCACTCGCCCGTGTGATCCCAGCGCGGTCACTCGCCGAGAAATAGAGCTCGCCCGCAGTCGTCTCGAGGACGTCGAGACACTTGTCATCTCGTCATCATCTATCGGCAATGGCGTCGAGTCTGTGAGTATGTCATCAACTGCGCTGACAGCCGAGTTGTCGTATCCCTCAAGCGTGCGCATGAACTGCGCGAGTCGTTCGTCGGCATCGGTCATAGTCTCACTGACCACCGTTCTCACATCGCATATCAGGATGGAACGACCCCAGCACGCGAAATTTCTCGTGGAAGTCGACCGACAGATGAAGTTGCCCTCGCCCTCGTGATCGTGGTACTCACGTGCAATATTGGCGTGCTCCTAGCAGTCGATCAAGAACACGTCTCAACAATCGATACGGTTCGTAATAATAATCGAAAGGAAGTGTTTGTTGGTCGTCTTTAGCGTCTTAGTAGCCGACAGCAAGCTGTGTGTGAATCGCGTCGTCGTTTTCGAGTTCGTCAACGAAGGCGATAGCGAAGTCCTCCATTGAGATGTAACTTTCTCCGTCCTCGCTGGCGACGAGTTGTCCTTCCGACGTTCGGTACTCACCCATTCGTTCCCCCGGCTCAATCTGTGCCGGTGGCGCGATATACGACCACTGGAGATCATCAACACCGCGAATAATTTCAAAGGCGTCAATATGCGCCTCTGCGAGCGGCACAAGTTCGTCTGGGAACTCGTCAGTTTCGATGAGCTTTATATCCGATCCGACGTTCAGACCGCCCGCACCGCCCGTCCAGACAAACCGATCAACGTCTGTCTGTCGGATCCCTTCAATAAGTGCCTCCGCCATCTCAGGAAGAATTTCGACACTTTCCTCTCCAGATGGGCCAAGCGCCGATGCGACGGCGTCGTGGCCCTCAACGAGTTCCGCGATCTCATCGGGGTCGGTCGCATCACCAGCGACTGCCTTGAAGTCTGGGTCGTTGATTGTGTTGATTTCACCGCTTCGGGAGACACCAGTCACCTCGTGGCTATGTTTGAGGAGTTCGTTTGTAATTCGTTGGCCGATTCGCCCGCTTGCACCGAGTACTAGTACATTCATTGTGTTGTGTGGGGATTGATAGTAGTCGTCTGGCAATGCGTGACGGGTGCCGCAGTTGTAGTCATATCTTCATATTTGGTATTGAAGCGTGATCTTAATATAGTTCAGCGAACATAGATATGACCAAGTCACATCAATGTCATCGGACTCGTCCCTCAAAGCAAAATACGATAGTTGCCCCGTTCTCAAGACCCTCGAAGAAGTCGGTTCTCGGTGGCGAATGTCCGTAATTCACGTCCTCCGAGAGGGTGATCTCCGATTTAATGAGATCAAGCGAGCGACGAATGCGAACTCACAAACATTGTCTCGTGTGCTGGATGATCTCAAAGAGAAAGAATACGTCGAACGTCGAGTGGAAGAAGAAAGTCCAGTCGCGGTCTATTATTCGTTGACACCAAAGGGTGAAGATCTCCTCTCTGCGTTCGACGAAATTTATGAGTGGGGCGAAAAATGGCTTGACAGCGAAAACAAGTGAGTTGGTACAGACTGGTTGATATGGATATTTAATCTTATCATAGTATATCTAAATCACATATATTGTATGTATTGA
Coding sequences within it:
- a CDS encoding NAD(P)H-binding protein; its protein translation is MNVLVLGASGRIGQRITNELLKHSHEVTGVSRSGEINTINDPDFKAVAGDATDPDEIAELVEGHDAVASALGPSGEESVEILPEMAEALIEGIRQTDVDRFVWTGGAGGLNVGSDIKLIETDEFPDELVPLAEAHIDAFEIIRGVDDLQWSYIAPPAQIEPGERMGEYRTSEGQLVASEDGESYISMEDFAIAFVDELENDDAIHTQLAVGY
- a CDS encoding helix-turn-helix domain-containing protein; its protein translation is MSSDSSLKAKYDSCPVLKTLEEVGSRWRMSVIHVLREGDLRFNEIKRATNANSQTLSRVLDDLKEKEYVERRVEEESPVAVYYSLTPKGEDLLSAFDEIYEWGEKWLDSENK
- a CDS encoding digeranylgeranylglycerophospholipid reductase → MNYRYDVIIAGAGPAGTQCARDLAERGYDVVVLETEVEDEFPAQSNKSTGGTFASMMTSFGIPDDVVMHATDSVVLESPNNYLVQDQPGFVLEFAEFKEFLIEDSRNKGAEYRFDARVRDPIVKDGDVVGVRYNGDEEIYAEIIIDATGPAAPLAKSLGVVNLERTNHAIGIEYQFEGINLNHPEYADLTNAMMLGLDHEYAPGGYSWIFHTGEDTAKVGVCFIQNERYREHTTQDRTVDGYLEHWLDTDPRFENAKRVPDTQVRGSAHIQPPGSMSTTSFMAIGDTVPSIDPVWGEGVYKCMKSARAAAMTVDRCLTGSVDTSTRAMAVYDDLWHEQVASRQERRLMMTKLLYLAPNERYDQLMRDLNEVSGDSLSAINNGSIREIAKLFSPSDLPLLWKYWRET
- a CDS encoding helix-turn-helix domain-containing protein, which encodes MTELSELGLSSYEEKVYRALLVTGAVTATELSDISDVPKGRIYDVLNGLEARKLIRTQSNDPKQYVAVQPETVVERLLAERTYELTQEWNRYQERAETVRSSLLPTPPTESSFWHGSLGSDEMSTAFQQHMRTAEDFVHAVIGTPYENSTWETFQTEIEALFEGANSGVTVDLLLSEKVVTELPDRFPRLIDKRSVDVTVRTIPDVVLSFDVIDQVETTIDLPHPVSGDDRIGVVGIKDSKVVKEFERYFQQLWANGDPLL
- a CDS encoding type 1 glutamine amidotransferase; the encoded protein is MDSLDLYVVRNEVDSECEYHCDALAAQFPTTAEIDFVAGERVPLDEADGIVLTGSTAAVYESDCRSWIADQEGLVRELIDREIPTLGVCFGHQVVNSALGGTVEEVGTTATLVEATLADDPLFDGVDPVVVSLHSDVVTDPGKDMEIIASADHARVFGTRHRIAPLWTVQFHPEITASHRDNLVNDFGWKSERFSFEDVTAGRLFENFVSLAIDETM